ATTTAGCACAATCTACTTCTACAGAAAGCTCTTTAGCAGGTTTTTCAAAATCATCTTTTTTAATACCAAGCGATTTATCGGCATAAACTTTTTGCATATATGTAGCCCATATTGGCAATGCCATATGCGCTCCCTGTCCTAAGGTGATCGATCTGAAATGCACACTCCTGTCTTCACAACCAACCCACACACCGGTTACAAGATATGGAGTAATTCCCATAAACCATCCGTCACTCTGATTTTGCGTAGTTCCTGTTTTGCCTGCAATAGGATTGGTAAGATTATATTTATAACGAATACTTATACCTGTACCGCTCTCTACCACTCCTTTTAGAAGCATCACCATCAGGTAAGCTGTTTCTTCGCTAATTGCTTCCTGCATTTTGGGAGTGAAGGTTTCAAGAATGTTTCCATTCTTATCTTCAATTCGTGTAACAAAGATGGGATCGATATGAACTCCTTTATTGGCAAAGGTTGAAAAAGCCCCGGTCATTTCATAAACACCCAGATCAGGAGTACCAAGACAAATCGAATATACAGGCAATATTTCAGTGGTTATTCCCATTTTATGAGCAATCTTCACAACTGCTTCTGGCGAATAGCGTTTCATAAGATATGCAGAAATATAATTCACAGAATTTGCCAATGCCCATTTTAAAGTAACCATTTCGCCTTCCTTTTCATCTCCCGAATTTTTTGGTGTCCATGTTGTACCATCAGGCATATCGAACGAAACGGGAACATTAGGAACTTTTGAACATGGCGAGAATTCGCCTTCCTGCATAGCTAATGTATAAAGAAAAGGTTTGAATGTAGACCCTACCTGACGTTTACCTGAACAAACATGATCGTATTTAAAATATTTATAATTTATTCCTCCCACATAAGCACGCACATAACCTGTTTGCGGCTCAACAGACATAAGCCCTGCCTGTAAGAACCATTTGTAATAGCGAATAGAATCCATTGGGCTCATCACGGTATCATGCTCACCTTTCCATGAGAAAATCATCATGTGAGTAGGTGTATTAAAGTTTTGCCTTATTAGCGTATCGGAAAGTCCTGCTGCTTTTAAATTCCGGTATCTGTCGGAGCGCTTCATTGCCAAATCCCATAATGCTTTAATATCGCTTTGCTTCATGGTATAATCATAAGGAGCATTTTTAGCACCTTTCCAATGATTATTAAATTCTGCCTGTAATTTTTTACCGATGTATTCATCCACAGCATTCTCGGCATATTTCTGCATCTTAGAATTAATCGTGGTATAAATTTTCAATCCATCTTTATAAAGATTATACGATGTACCATCTGTTTTTTTATGTTTTTCACACCATTCGCTCATCACACCTCTAAGGTATTCCCTGAAATAAGTTGCAGCGCCTTCATTCTGGTCCTGCACTCTATATTTCTTCATATCAACTTTTTTGATACTTAACGTATCATAATCTTTCTGGTTAATATAATTGTATTTCAGCATTTGTGAAAGCACAGTGTTTCTGCGTGCTTTAGCTCTATCCGGATGATTAATGGGACTGAAATATGATGGTGCTTTCAACATACCTACCAGTAAAGCCGATTCATCAGTTGCAAGTTTAGCCGGAATTTTATTAAAATATGTTTTTGCAGCCGATTTAATTCCGAACGACTGGTTGCCAAAATCAACCGTGTTCAGATACATTGCAATAATTTCTTCTTTTGTATAATTACGTTCCAGCTTCACTGCAATGATCCATTCTTTGAATTTTCTAAACACCAGTTCAAAGAATGATGGATTTTCCTGGCGGGGAAATAAATTTTTTGCTAACTGTTGAGTAATGGTACTTCCTCCGCCGGCACCGCGATTTCCTCCAACAATATTTTTAACCAATACCCTGAAAATACTTCTGAAATCAATTCCCGAATGTTTGTTGAACCGGGCATCTTCTGTTGCTATCAATGCATTTATAAGATTCGGGGAAAGCTCGCTGTGATGAACTACAGAGCGATTTTCAATGTAATATTTTCCCAGTAATACCTGGTCGGCAGAAATTATTTCGGAAGCCAGGTTGCTTTTCGGATTTTCGAGTTCCTCGAAAGTAGGCATAAATCCAAGCAATCCATATGATGTTGAAATAAAAAGTAAAATTATAAAACAGAATACCGATATAAAAGTTATCCAGAAATTTCTGATATATTTTCTGAAATCATTTTTCCCTTCGGAATCAGAAATATCTTTTTTATTAGTGTTTTTCAGAAGTTTTGAAATTTTCATTTATTTTTCTCAATTCGTATTCCAATACTCTTAATACCTTCCAGATTATCTGTGCGCATTGCTTGTTCAAATTCAAAAGAATAAATTCCTTTTTTATGAAACCTTACATTTTTTTTGAGCAGCATCTGGTTATCTTTAATATCTCCAAGTCCTTTGCCAAGCCAGTTGCCTTTATCATCGGCAATAATACATTCTACTGTATCGATAGAAATTTTATTATCGGGATAAATGGTTGAAATAAATAAATATACATTACTGAATTTATAACTTCCCGAATTACGAAGATTAATATAAATATTATGATAAGAAAGCGTATCGTCGATCTGTACATCAAATTTTATATGCTTATCTTTATTCCAAATCCCTCCGTCAATATCTTTGAATTTGTCATAAACCCTTGATGAATCGCATGAACAAAGCACACAGGCTGAAAATAATAACAAAAAATATTTTGATAATCTTTTCATTATTTCTTTTTATCATTTTTTTTATCATCAAAACGGGTAATATCGTCCTGCCCTACTACATTTTCAAAATCAATTTTTGTTTCTTCAACATTTAAAATCAATTCTTCAACTTTTTCGGGAATAATATTTTTCTTGTTCTGTTCAATTACTTCTTTCACTTTTTCAACAGAAACAGGGAAAAAAGCATCGGAGTTGGAAGTATAGGTATACCACATGATGCCACGGAAAATATCGGTCTTCTGATGAACAGCATCGCCCATACCTGTTTTCAGAACAATTTCACTATTTGGAAAATCTTTAATGGCATCGACATATGTATCGTACTCATAATTCAAACAACATTTAAGCTTGGTACACTGGCCTGCCAGTTTCTGCGGATTGAGCGACAGTTGCTGGATACGTGCCGAATTTGTTGAAACCGATTTGAATTGTGTAAGCCATGTTGAACAACACAGTTCACGTCCGCATGAACCTATGCCGCCTAACCTGCTTGATTCCTGCCTTACACCAATTTGTTTCATCTCGATACGGATCATAAATTCTTCGGCAAGAATTTTTATCAACTCCCTGAAATCAACACGTTCTTCGGCGGTATAATAAAATATTGCTTTTGTTTTGTCGCCCTGGTATTCCACATCGCAAATTTTCATAGCAAGATTAAGTTCAACAGCAATCTTGCGGGTCCGGTTCATTGTAGATTGTTCCAGCTCTATTGCCAGAACCCATTTCTCAATGTCGGAAGATTTTGCTTTGCGATAAACTTTTTTTATTTCATCCGTATCCGGATTAATTTTTTTCTTGTGCATCTGGTACCATACCAGTTCACCTGTGAGTGATACTATTCCTATATCATGACCGGGCGATGCTTCAACAGCAACAATATCGCCAACACTCACTTCAATCCCCTGGCTTAAACGGAAAAAATCTTTACGATTATTTTTAAAACGAACTTCAATACAATCGATATTTTTTATTTGTTCCGGTAAAGGAATATTTTGTAACCAATCGTATACATCCAGTTTATTGCATCCATGTTTAAAAACGGTATCATTCTTATGCATGGGTTTGGGGTAATTCGAACAACCTCTTGATAAATATCCATTGCTACCCATAATTCATTAAATTTAATATTATATTTGGTAAGTTATAAAGGAATACAGGTATAAGAAAAATATAAATTACATCAATAAAAAACTTATGCCTCTATACCACTATACCTCATTTTAAATATTTCTATCATTAATAAGGTGCAAATTTAATAAATTTCAGGGATTATGCTTTAATTTTTATCAGTTCGGCCATTTTTAACGACAGGTCAAGGAATAAGATACGGGCATTGGCATTTCGTTCAACATGATAAACCGCATCGTTAATTTCGGAAATTATTTGTTCTTTATTCTTATCATTAAAAAAGGGTGAAAATCCCTGCGCAAAAGCATATTCCTCACCTTCGATTTTTATTAATTCCTTTGTCCCTGCTGAAAAAAGCATGATCTCACGGAACAAACGTAATGTGTTAATTAAAAATTCTTTTTGTTTTTCCCTGCCAATACGGCCAATCTCTTCAGAAAATTTTAAAAGTTCCGAAATATTTTCTTTATAGCAACTACGCATCCAATCGCGAAGTTTTACAAAATTGAAATCATCCAGCCCGTCGTTGGAAAGCCTTGCTGCTTCTATGTAATTCCCTTCTACGATATGTGAAATCTCATGAGCACGCTTTGGCGTTAGCTTATATTTTTCAATAAGCGCAGGTACCATATCTTTATTTTCGATACGTGGAATTTTAATAATTTGTGTTCGTGAAATAATTGTATTTATTACCTGTTCATGATCTTCACAAATTAAAAGAAATAAAGTTTTATCGGGTGGTTCTTCAAGTATCTTGAGCAACTTGGGGGCTGCTTTGTGATACAGTTTTTCAACCATCCAGATGATCATTATTTTGTATTCCGATTCATAAGTTTTTAATCCAAGCGTTTTAATTATCTCGTTACATTCATCGGCATTGATTATTCCCTGTTTTGTTTCCAGTCCTATTGCCCTGTACCAATCTTCAACACCTAAATAACATTCCTGTTCCAGTAATAACTCACGCCAGTCGCTCATATAGCTTGCGCTATAAGGCTTATCTCTTGTTGCTGAGATAGGGAAAACAAAATGCAAATCAGGATGCGCTAATTTTTGAAATTTTATACACGACCTGCATACTCCGCAGGAATCGTTTTCTTTTTTGTCTTCACAACAAAGGTATTGTGCATAAGCAATAGCAAGCGCCAGTTTCCCGCTTCCTTCAGGACCAAGAAATAACTGGGCATGACTAACCCTATTCTCTTTAACCGAACGAATCAATCTTTTTTTTACGTGTTCCTGTCCTACTACTTTACTGAATTGCATTTCCTGATTTATTTTTTTTGTCTTTGGTCATCCTTCGATAAACTCAGGATGACTTTGAATAAGATTACAACTTATATTATTTTTCTTACGACTCCGCCGTGGCGGACAACTTGCTACTTACTACTTACGACTTGTTACTAACTACTAAAATCAATATCCACTATTCAACCCTTGTCGTAAAATTGTTCCGCGATTATCATCAGTAATTTTTACATCATTCGGGTACAGCTTCATTTCCCAATCGCCATACATTGGATTTGGAAGCACAATAAATTTATCACCAAATTTTTCTTTGTTCTGTTCAACCAAAGAGAAGCCGAAATCATCGCCGCGTTTCTCAAATACCACATCGAAGTCGGCAATATTATCACCTACTAATAAAATAATATCGTAATCTTTTGCGACCTGCTGACGACGTTCTTCTTTACTGCTTTCTTTTGTTCTGAAAATTAAATGCGTGGTATCAGCATAAGGAAAACCAAGCGAGTCAAGGTTTTTGAGCGTTACTTTTCTTTCAGGCATTT
This sequence is a window from Bacteroidales bacterium. Protein-coding genes within it:
- a CDS encoding PBP1A family penicillin-binding protein; its protein translation is MKISKLLKNTNKKDISDSEGKNDFRKYIRNFWITFISVFCFIILLFISTSYGLLGFMPTFEELENPKSNLASEIISADQVLLGKYYIENRSVVHHSELSPNLINALIATEDARFNKHSGIDFRSIFRVLVKNIVGGNRGAGGGSTITQQLAKNLFPRQENPSFFELVFRKFKEWIIAVKLERNYTKEEIIAMYLNTVDFGNQSFGIKSAAKTYFNKIPAKLATDESALLVGMLKAPSYFSPINHPDRAKARRNTVLSQMLKYNYINQKDYDTLSIKKVDMKKYRVQDQNEGAATYFREYLRGVMSEWCEKHKKTDGTSYNLYKDGLKIYTTINSKMQKYAENAVDEYIGKKLQAEFNNHWKGAKNAPYDYTMKQSDIKALWDLAMKRSDRYRNLKAAGLSDTLIRQNFNTPTHMMIFSWKGEHDTVMSPMDSIRYYKWFLQAGLMSVEPQTGYVRAYVGGINYKYFKYDHVCSGKRQVGSTFKPFLYTLAMQEGEFSPCSKVPNVPVSFDMPDGTTWTPKNSGDEKEGEMVTLKWALANSVNYISAYLMKRYSPEAVVKIAHKMGITTEILPVYSICLGTPDLGVYEMTGAFSTFANKGVHIDPIFVTRIEDKNGNILETFTPKMQEAISEETAYLMVMLLKGVVESGTGISIRYKYNLTNPIAGKTGTTQNQSDGWFMGITPYLVTGVWVGCEDRSVHFRSITLGQGAHMALPIWATYMQKVYADKSLGIKKDDFEKPAKELSVEVDCAKYEKEHKKNNKDIFKEGL
- a CDS encoding gliding motility lipoprotein GldH, encoding MKRLSKYFLLLFSACVLCSCDSSRVYDKFKDIDGGIWNKDKHIKFDVQIDDTLSYHNIYINLRNSGSYKFSNVYLFISTIYPDNKISIDTVECIIADDKGNWLGKGLGDIKDNQMLLKKNVRFHKKGIYSFEFEQAMRTDNLEGIKSIGIRIEKNK
- the ricT gene encoding regulatory iron-sulfur-containing complex subunit RicT, producing MGSNGYLSRGCSNYPKPMHKNDTVFKHGCNKLDVYDWLQNIPLPEQIKNIDCIEVRFKNNRKDFFRLSQGIEVSVGDIVAVEASPGHDIGIVSLTGELVWYQMHKKKINPDTDEIKKVYRKAKSSDIEKWVLAIELEQSTMNRTRKIAVELNLAMKICDVEYQGDKTKAIFYYTAEERVDFRELIKILAEEFMIRIEMKQIGVRQESSRLGGIGSCGRELCCSTWLTQFKSVSTNSARIQQLSLNPQKLAGQCTKLKCCLNYEYDTYVDAIKDFPNSEIVLKTGMGDAVHQKTDIFRGIMWYTYTSNSDAFFPVSVEKVKEVIEQNKKNIIPEKVEELILNVEETKIDFENVVGQDDITRFDDKKNDKKK
- a CDS encoding DNA polymerase III subunit delta, with translation MQFSKVVGQEHVKKRLIRSVKENRVSHAQLFLGPEGSGKLALAIAYAQYLCCEDKKENDSCGVCRSCIKFQKLAHPDLHFVFPISATRDKPYSASYMSDWRELLLEQECYLGVEDWYRAIGLETKQGIINADECNEIIKTLGLKTYESEYKIMIIWMVEKLYHKAAPKLLKILEEPPDKTLFLLICEDHEQVINTIISRTQIIKIPRIENKDMVPALIEKYKLTPKRAHEISHIVEGNYIEAARLSNDGLDDFNFVKLRDWMRSCYKENISELLKFSEEIGRIGREKQKEFLINTLRLFREIMLFSAGTKELIKIEGEEYAFAQGFSPFFNDKNKEQIISEINDAVYHVERNANARILFLDLSLKMAELIKIKA